Within Lolium rigidum isolate FL_2022 chromosome 5, APGP_CSIRO_Lrig_0.1, whole genome shotgun sequence, the genomic segment TGTCGACCACCGCGTCTTCTCGGCGGGCCCTGCTGTTGGCTGCTCTCGGCGCCGTTCGCCGCACCGCCGAGCTCGACGCTCGCTCTCTCGTGCGCTGCGCCGCTCCGCATGGCCGGCTCCGAGTCGGCTGAGTTATACAGGCTCCGTACCTTCGGCGGCGTGCGGTGCCccttcttcgacttcgtccggcTGAATCACGCCCCGCCGCGCGTCCGGGTGTTTGCTTGGCTGTTGGTCCAGCACCGCCTCCCTTCGCGCGCCAACCTCGCTCCGGAAGACGATCCTAGCCGAAGAAGAGAGTAGCTGCCCATTGTGCGGTGAGATGGTTGAGACCTGCTCCCACCTCGTCTTTGGCTGCCCCTTTGCCAAGAGTTTTTGGGATAGCATcggcgcctcgccgccgccgagcctGCCGGCCTCGGATGCCGCCCTCATCTCCCCGCCCCCAGGTGTCCCCGCTGAAACGAGCTTCTCCTTCCGGCTGCTCCGCCTTTGGCACTCGTGGAAACACCGGAACGGGGTTGTTTTCCAGCACCTCGCCCCGTCTCTCGCGCTGGTCCGCAAGTGCTGCCGcgacgacgccctcctctggaggtGTCGCCTCCCTCTGGACCGGCGTGACGACGTGCTCTCCTGGACCCTCTTGCTTGGCGCGCGCGGCGGGTGATCGCTCCCGGCCTCTCCCCACCCTCCCCTCAcatgtatatgtgtgtgtgtgtatgctgTATGATAGGCTTTCAGTTTTCCCCGGGGCCGCCGGTTGTGGCGGTTTCCTCTCCTCTCCCCTTGGGCTAGTCTAGCCCgcataaaatgatataaaatgaaaattcagGTGGGGCTTCCTTTCCCCCCCGGTGaactttcgaaaaaaaaaaaataaaccCCCAAAAATGTGAGGGCAATGGGTAAAAAAATGTTAGATAGCATGAAGCCAAACCCAAGCCGCTGAGGAAGGACCAACGTATACTACGGATCTGGCTGTTGTTTGCCGTGGCGGTGGGAAAGAAAAGGTTCGGAGGTGCGACGTCGCGACGACCCGGCGAAGGCAGCGATCGCACGTTCCGTCGTCGGCAGCCGACAAAGTCGGGTGAGGAGATTAAATTCGCAAAAATGCAGGTGAGGCGATTTTACTCCTCTCTCTGCGGTGTGGTCAATAAAAGTGATATTGTTGTTTTACCTTTGCCGACACGAACCTCACGAATGGCGCGTGCCGAACGGCCTAACGAGAACGAAGAGAATAACAGCATCGACACGCAGGGCGAACAATTTTAAACGCCAAAACTATTAACCCCTGAGCCATGACATCACacttttctttattgtttgaattccaaaaaaCTATTTGACTAAATAAAAATGAATaattaataataatcttgaattcaaataacaataaaatgaatttgattttttaaaaaaatcatcaaaatctaaaacctggaaAAACTcctgtttctttttaattttgagGAAATAGGTAAACGGTTGTAGGCcattgaaatcggatgtaaaattttcggtagatacattttcatataaaacaaGTTTTCATCGAAGGTCGTGTGTAACCAAAAAgcagttttaccgaaacatgacgttattttgcataatatattgaaatttatgtttgttaattttcctaaaAAGTAAAACACATAATACATTATCAGCTCAgaagattttatttttaaaaatttctactatttttcttaatttttttcaaaaagtAAAAAAGGTGATTAGGGGGGTGCCTagagcaataaatgaagaaactgTCGTCGGCAAAGGGTTGGAGagcaagaaacagaaaataatacTTGTGCAAACGGCTCAACGCAGTCGCTTCGCCGTCATGAGGAAGCCTCCCCGGGCCACGCGTGTAAGGCTATGCCGACTGCCTCCTTGCTGGTTGGCCCGGTTTGAGCCCTACGCCGGCGGTCTCGATAAAAAGCCGCCAGCGTAGGAtcaggccgtcggcaccttgacgaATTCCTATCATGACTCGGTTCTATGGCCCTAAGATCCGTCCCGATATGCTACAAACAAGATGCATCCAACATAATATGCCAGACTCGTTCATGCACCGCGGTCAGGGTGATGTAGATTGTAGTGTTATATTGGTATCTTGACTTATGCAATAGTGAAAAATATTCGTGCCTTGTTATAAAAAAGGTACTGTTATCCGAGCATGTTACCGTCATATGCCAAGTTGCCGGTTCTGCAGAAAGCGTCAATGTGCTTATCATGCAACCACTGCTCCTAGCTTCCAAGTTAAACGTACCTCTCGCGTACTATACAATATACATGACCGCGATCCAAGAGCCAGAACAAGTACGCTACATACATACTGTACCTACCCCCGTTCCCGTGCTGCTTATTTATACCCCGCTAGCTTCCTTGCCATTAGCAGCGGAGTATGTGTGTGCTTGCTCCTCATCGCTCCATCGATCCATACGTCAAGACATCAAAGGGGCCATCGATTGATCGTAGTTGGCGAAGACGAGCGCCATGGAGGTGAAGGTTGTGAGCTCGAAGCTGGTGAAGCCGCGGTACCCCGAGGGCGCGGCGCGGCCGGACACGACGGAGCACGTGCCGTCCTCGGTGTTCGACATGATCACGTACCACTTCCAGATGGCCATCATCTACGCCTTCTCGGCGCCGGCGCCCTCCACGGCCGACATCGAGCGCGGCCTGGCCGACGTGCTGGCGTTCTACCGCCTCTTCGCCGGCCAGGTTACCATTAGCCCGGCCGGTGCGCTGGGGGTGCTTCTCAACGACCGCGGCGCGCGGCTCGTGGAGGCGTTCGTTGACGGCGCCACCCTCGCGGACGCCGCGCCGAGCAAGCCCACGCCGGAGCTCCTGAAGCTGCACCCGGACCTGGATGGTGAGCATGAGGAGGTGGTGCAGGTGCAGCTCACGCGTTTTGCTTGCGGCTCGCTCGCCATCGGGTTCACCGCCTACCACGCGGTCGCCGACGGCCATGCCACCAGTGACTTTCTCgtcgcctggggccgcgccgcgcgCGGACTCGCCGTTTCTTCGCCGGCGCACAACCATCCCGATCTTTTCCCCCCACGCGACCCGCCGCTGGTCGAGTTTGAGCACCGCGGCGTCGAGTACCGTCGGCCGACGCCCAACGCCAACCAAGGCCACCACGGACACCATGGCGCCGAAAACGTCGTGATCCACAAGGCGCATTTCACCAAGGACTTCATCGCCGGGCTGCGCGCCAAGGCGTCGAAGGGGCGTGGCCGGCCGTTCAGCCGATTCGAGACCACCCTGGCCCACCTGTGGCGCACCATGGCGCGCGCGCGGGGCCTCGACCCCGAAGAGACCTCGACCATCCGCGTCTCCGTCGACGGTCGGCGTCGCCTGGCCGCCCCGCCGGGCTACTTCGGCAACATGGTCCTCTGGGCGTTTCCGCGCGCCACGGTGGGCGACCTTTTGAACCGGCCGCTGAAGCACGCGGCGCAGGCGATCCACGACGCGGTGGCGCGCGTGGACGGCGCCTACTTCCAGTCGCTGGTGGACTTCGCGAGCTCCGGCGCCGTGGAGCGGGAGGGGCTGGACAAGACGGCGGTGCTGAGGGACGCGCTGGGCCCGGACATGGAGGTGGATAGCTGGGTGAGCTTGCCGTTCCACGAGCTGGACTTCGGAACGGGGGGGCCGAGCTACTTCATGCCGGCCTACTTCCCAACTGAGGGGATGATGTTCCTCGTCCCGTCCTACACCGGCGACGGCAGCGTCAACGCCTTCGTCCCCGTTTTCGACCACAACCTCGACGCATTCAAGCAGTGCTGCTACTCCATGGAGTAATTAACCAGGAGGCAACGTACGGCTATTACACGATAAAATTATTAAGCCTTAATCATATTGATTGTTGTCAGGAGGCAACGTACGGCTATTACACGATATGTACACATGCCTATATAGTAATGCACCGTATGTTCTTTTGTTTGCCGTGTACGTTATTATTATTTGGCTGTTCATACTTTCAGTTGATTACCCCGTCAAAAAAAAGAAGGGGTAtggattaacaatgttattgtatCATTCAAGAATGTAATGAGCAATAGTGTGGAGGGTTGCTATTCGAGATGCTGCGTCACTAGTGGCCCTAGTGCATCGTCCGTGAGCGACTAAAAGAAACGGTAGCTAAGATTGTGATGACGTGTTCTATCGTGCAGGCTTCACGATATGTTCAGAAAAAGTTAGAACACCAATGACCTAAGTAAAATAACGAACAATTTGTTGAACAAACCAACACAGCTGGGCGTCTATGGAATGATGGGCTTATGCCAAAATTGATGGTAGGTTTCTCAATTCATCATGTTCGGTCTTGTTCAGTTCTTGGGACTGAAAACCGAAGTCTAACAAATTTGATTTGTTAGTATAATTAAAAACCAAAAAAGTTGGCAATGAGGAAAATCGAGATTTTGGTAAGTTCGGTTTTGGTTTTGgcttggttttttggtttcacggtttttatgcTCACCCTTTCTTTGTAGTGCGCCATCGACCAGATATTTTTCATCACATACTGTTGCCCAAAGCGAATATTATGGAACATGGTGACATGGAAGTTGGTTACAACGATGGTGCATGATAGTATGTTGCGTCCTAGGCCAACTCGAAAAGGAAATAAACCAGAAATATATGCATGACACTCCTGGTGCTGCTAGTAAAATACTACGTATACACGACCTGTAGTATGACTTTTTATGATATCACCCATATTTTAGTTCCCACGATGAGGAGTACTAGTGATATATGCATGAAACTAGCCTATTACCTCTCCACTGTGAGTGGTAATATTGTACTACATTTTGTCCCAGTGCATGTACCCTTGTCTTATTGTGTGTTTAAACATACACCATTGCAATTTGTACAATAATAAATTTATAACTTCTGTTTCCTCGGATTATCATAACTAGTATCAAGCACTACATACATGCAAAAAattgatgtgtcacatcaataaTTGATGAGAGAGATGATAGTGGTATCATAGgtggataccgtatcatagcacgtagaattagaaaaattaatgccaaacaaatcttgtagtACACACTTTTGTATTAAGACTCTACAAATCATTAAATACATGTAACATATGATAGTATTACATGATAatatgcattgtgaagatagtatcatacactagtatcatatgcatgatactactatatgatacttgcCACTGTGACTAGTCTAAAGTCATAGAGGTTTTTTTAAATTGTTAGGAGTTATAAACCTTCATCATTTGTTTTCACTCTCTCCGCAAAGCATGTTCTCTCTTTTCTCTATGTGAAACTATTGGTGCATGTCGTAATTGGTGAGGGATAGTTATTGACTTTCTTTATTCTACCGAATTGGGCCCCTGGCCTAATAATTCCTAACATAGGTAGTAGTATTTATTAAAAAACATATTCTATTAGAAAATTTATTTAAATACAAATTCAATGGTATGACTTGCATGACATCTGTTTGGATGGTCTAAATGATCGATTATACATAAGATATCTATTATAGGACATTTTCCCAACATAGATATCATTCAAAAAAATCTCAATTGTGAAACCAATCATATTGGGAGGCAGGGAGTGCGAAACtacaatagtatcttgggctacaTATATGCCATTTTCTGAAAAAATTGAAAACAACATCTTAGACTTTCCGAAAACTCTAGGAAGAATTCTAGATGTTGATAATGATGCCTTCTGCCCACGTGTAAAATTTCAACTCAAAACACTTTGTATTTTGAGCgataaaaaaatacaaaatctgacaaattttGGAGGTGTCAAATTTTGTACTATTCAGTACTTCCACTTTCATTATTTTCGCACGtaattttgaatttaaattttGCAGCTTGATAGAATACATCGTTCCCTACAACTAACTTTTTTCGAATATTTAAAACTCTATAATGTCATTTTTATCTTTTTCCCAAAAATGCCTACATGTATCCCGAGCTAAAAAAAACCCCGCACCCGGGAGAAAGGGAACCCTCCAAAAACAATCCCTGCATGTTCTTACTTATTAATCGGTGTCGTTTTTTTCTTGACAACCACCTCTGGTTCTACAACAGAAAGGGAACCTCCGAAAACAATGCCTAGCATATGTGTTGCTTTTGTTGTCTTATCCTGTAGCTTAATATGCATGGGAATCCAATCTGACGACCAGTGTCAAATATAATTGACTTTTTGGTTTGCAGTAGGTACGAGACAAGACATCAGGGTCTTGTTTTTTCTTGTGTTGTCTTGTGCCATGACGGACGGACAGAAATCGTTTTGATTAAGGGAAGAAAACAGAAGATCGCAAAATAGGTAGAATAAAAAGAAAGGGACAGTGCTGAAGACTAGAGGGTAAAACTCAATAGAAAATAATGTGAGAGAAACGGCGGTAAAAATATTTTTGTCATTATGAAGCCAAGCAATCTCAACAAAATAAGGAATGAAGCAGAGCCGGagccaaaaagaaaaaagagatacTCCATATATTCTCCTAATCTGCATTTTGGTATGGCTCCATACGCGCGGTGGGAAATTATTGAAGCCAGACAACGATTGGTAGCAGACGTGGCGACGAGACGGCTAGTGCAACGCGCGCACGGTAGAGTGAGGACGTTCTATCTCCATCCGTAGGGTGAGGACGATcgatggaacacacacacgatcaGTCGGGTGAGCGACTATTACTGGTCTATCTCCTTTTCTCTGTCAAAACACAAGTCAACAATATAGATTCTCCTAAATCTCCATTTTGGTCTGGTTCCATGCTTCACAAGTCATGCTTTACCCTTACTGACACGCACGGGACAGTATCATCAGTCATATCGCCCAACGGAAACCAAAAAAGAGACGAGACGACACAGATCACATATTTTAATTCTCGTCCAGCAACAAACACAAGTCAACAATCCTGCCGACAACAGTTCCCCTAGCCTGAATAGATGTCCATGCAAGATTTTTGGTAATCAGTGCCTACACGACATACTTTGTCTCTTCTCTTCATTTCTATGCACAGATGACTTCTCTTACAGTACGAAATTTGACATCTCACAAAATATCGATACAAAATTGAGATCAATTAAGGCATATAGAACTGTTATGGTACATATATTTGGAAATGTGATCAAGTCAAACATAACTACCTATGGACTATGGTACTTCCACATCGTATTTTAACTAACGATGATACTTCAACATCAACTTTTTGACAAACAgaacatgcatgatactacctatgatacttgcAATGAGATTACTTTTGTTCATCTTTGCTATTTTCCTATCTCATCATCCTTTTTTTGAGATGCCACCGAATGTGCTATAGTTAATCCATTCCGCCACATAGCGGGCTCCACAAAAAAATTGATGTGAGAATATGACCAGAGAAATTGATATATTGCAAACATTACACTAACCATGAATTGGATATTAGGAGAAACCTCTCGCAAAATCTTTATAAGGAGGTCATGTGACCAGTAATAATGGTTTATCTGACAACCCATCTTCCTTTGATAGAAGTTTTTGCTCAGCACAGTGATTGAAATGCATATACCACATTCATAGTAACCTAAGCAACACGTACACATTATCATAAACTAAATTATAAAACACATGGCTTACTTAATCAGATTGATAACTATACCAAAATGTTATAAGCAGAACATTCACAATAACAGCGTAGAAGAAAAGGTTATAGGAACAGTTTACTCACGTTAAAATCTTTAGATTGAGCTAAAGGCGCAACTTTTGGATTCCTTCGATCATGACATTGTAAAAAGGGTCCTTCTATGCATACGATGGGTTTCATCTGATTTTTGTCCGATGTTTAAATGAAGACGTTGCTTTTCTTGCTTAACTATCGGATGGTGCACTGTCGAACACACATCGCCAAGTAAAGTTCGTACACGCATCATTTCTGTTGTAAAAAATGTTTCTTTCTCCCTTTTTAAGCACACTATGATCAAAATAGACTCCTGATTTTACATGCATGAACTCATACTTAGTCACAAGACCACTTAATTTTAGAGAATAATCTAGCAGAAAAACTACACACATAACAATGACAATGACCTAATTAATCAGGTTGATAACTATATCCAATTAGTTTTTCCTTGTTTATTTTGAATTTAAACTTGTATTACGTTTGGG encodes:
- the LOC124651560 gene encoding putrescine hydroxycinnamoyltransferase-like, encoding MEVKVVSSKLVKPRYPEGAARPDTTEHVPSSVFDMITYHFQMAIIYAFSAPAPSTADIERGLADVLAFYRLFAGQVTISPAGALGVLLNDRGARLVEAFVDGATLADAAPSKPTPELLKLHPDLDGEHEEVVQVQLTRFACGSLAIGFTAYHAVADGHATSDFLVAWGRAARGLAVSSPAHNHPDLFPPRDPPLVEFEHRGVEYRRPTPNANQGHHGHHGAENVVIHKAHFTKDFIAGLRAKASKGRGRPFSRFETTLAHLWRTMARARGLDPEETSTIRVSVDGRRRLAAPPGYFGNMVLWAFPRATVGDLLNRPLKHAAQAIHDAVARVDGAYFQSLVDFASSGAVEREGLDKTAVLRDALGPDMEVDSWVSLPFHELDFGTGGPSYFMPAYFPTEGMMFLVPSYTGDGSVNAFVPVFDHNLDAFKQCCYSME